The Pyrenophora tritici-repentis strain M4 chromosome 8, whole genome shotgun sequence genome contains a region encoding:
- a CDS encoding putative ebs-bah-phd domain-containing protein — MARKRKASDDAPVHAHTTPPTDNKFATTKKQKIEWDKVDNFEGFTISSVGLNAPKQGKKSKRNYGAYPGQDAPLDAEVVQPNPFPDTDLSEVHVKISPAIYWENTSRYRKFTINNEEFSVGQIVFVKKVEDEQDAPDAIQHWLAKVLEIRAGDASHVYLRVFWAYRPEDLPGGRQPHHGSCELIISNHMDIIEALTVQAAASVIYWNDDPDDLALPADQLFYRQSFDVTKKIRPLSKLNTFCIDKKPCNPDKILVQCPHCSNWLHAECLEKEAVQTVPNTQNSTPMPPPKKRGRPSKGTQADVDPLEAELHSSDTGKTRLTITDNREGQNKRQWDVDIPCLMCGKIIEEADPSTGADNAVKLEAEPEPQKEEDADDANTTPPLAPSEADSVLRDSDADATAPTTTKPSTAPDLPPPAAPIEIKGETASSTSPPSD; from the exons ATGGCGCGCAAACGCAAAGCTAGCGACGATGCACCCGTGCATGCCCATACTACCCCTCCGACAGATAACAAGTTTGCTACAacgaagaagcagaagatTGAGTGGGACAAGGTCGACAATTTTGAGGGTTTCACCATCAGCTCGGTAGGCCTCAACGCGCCAAAGCAGGGAAAAAAGTCCAAGCGCAATTACGGCGCCTACCCGGGTCAGGACGCCCCTTTGGATGCAGAGGTTGTACAGCCAAATCCGTTCCCAGACACGGACCTCAGTGAGGTACATGTGAAGATATCGCCTGCAATCTACTGGGAAAACACCAGCCGCTATCGAAAGTTCACCATTAACAATGAGGAATTCTCGGTTGGTCAAATTGTCTTCGTCAAGAAGGTTGAAGATGAACAAGATGCGCCAGACGCGATACAACATTGGCTCGCAAAGGTCCTCGAGATCCGTGCTGGAGATGCTTCCCATGTCTACCTCCGAGTGTTTTGGGCATACAGACCGGAAGATTTGCCAGGAGGTCGGCAGCCGCACCACGGTAGCTGTGAACTGATCATCAGTAACCACATGGATATTATTGAGGCATTGACTGTTCAAGCAGCCGCGAGTGTAATCTACTGGAATGATGATCCCGATGATCTAGCCTTACCAGCAGACCAACTCTTCTATAGGCAGAGCTTCGACGTCACCAAGAAGATCAGGCCACTAAGT AAACTCAACACCTTCTGCATCGACAAGAAGCCCTGTAATCCCGACAAAATTTTGGTCCAATGTCCGCATTGCTCGAATTGGCTCCACGCGGAATGCCTCGAGAAGGAAGCCGTCCAAACCGTACCCAACACACAGAACAGCACACCAATGCCACCGCCTAAGAAGCGAGGTCGACCCAGCAAGGGAACGCAAGCGGACGTGGACCCACTCGAAGCCGAGCTTCACTCATCAGACACGGGCAAAACCCGCCTCACGATTACAGACAATCGCGAAGGACAAAACAAGCGACAATGGGACGTCGACATACCATGTCTGATGTGCGGCAAGATCATCGAAGAAGCCGACCCATCAACTGGAGCTGATAATGCGGTCAAATTAGAAGCGGAACCAGAACCACAAAAGGAAGAAGACGCCGACGACGCCAACACTACACCACCTCTCGCGCCCAGTGAAGCAGACTCTGTACTCAGGGACTCAGACGCCGACGCCACCGCCCCAACCACAACCAAGCCTTCCACCGCGCCTGATCTACCACCACCAGCAGCTCCCATCGAAATCAAGGGTGAGACCGCTTCCTCAACTTCTCCTCCATCCGATTAG
- a CDS encoding Atrophin-1 multi-domain protein — MSSNVPPPAPRLKIKTKTASGASVPSRPSSTAPSPRPSAAPSPRPSVAPPARPAATATPAPTPKHIIKQKRSKIVKLRLPPHHLARIRDRDSKKRKLATGTADDDRPSKRQSFDTGSLTNGNRAAAKSGLVKVEKSGGGAGPGAEMRRLVLRMKVGKANLPGVGK, encoded by the coding sequence ATGTCATCAAATGTTCCCCCACCGGCCCCCAGGCTCAAGATCAAAACAAAAACTGCCAGTGGTGCCAGCGTGCCCTCCAGACCCTCAAGCACAGCCCCATCACCACGTCCCAGCGCCGCCCCTTCACCTCGACCAAGCGTCGCCCCACCAGCCCGTCCTGCCGCCACCGCTACACCAGCTCCCACACCAAAGCACATCATCAAACAAAAGCGCAGCAAAATCGTCAAACTACGCCTCCCCCCTCATCACCTAGCCCGTATCCGAGACCGAGACAGCAAAAAGCGTAAGCTTGCAACCGGAACCGCCGACGATGACAGACCCTCCAAACGCCAAAGTTTCGACACGGGATCCCTGACAAACGGGAACCGTGCCGCAGCCAAGAGCGGTCTTGTTAAAGTGGAGAAGAGCGGTGGTGGTGCGGGTCCTGGTGCTGAGATGAGGAGGTTGGTGCTCAGGATGAAGGTTGGAAAGGCGAATTTGCCTGGTGTGGGGAAGTGA
- a CDS encoding CypX, Cytochrome P450, with product MTVVSLLLSPYTILLLPVVYYVLPYLRNWQIRNIPAPFPAAWTNLWLLWQCRQGKRFLAVHEAHKKYGKVVRIQPHHVSIADADAIPQIYGHGNGFLKSEYYDAFVSIRRGLFNTRDRAEHTRKRKTVSHTFSAKSVGQFEQYIHHNLAELQKQWDSRAESVKDKDGWYQMDALHWFNYLAFDVIGDLAFGEPFGMLKKGRDEAEVSKDGVITYAPAIEVLNRRGEVSGTIGCFPAIKPYAKYFPDPFFSQGIKAVENLAGIAIARVNARLEKPSDRVDLLARLMEGRDENGNKLGREELTAEALTQLIAGSDTTSNTSCAILYHCLKHPDVVRKLQEELDAALPDPDAVPEFAQVKDLPYMDAVIKETMRIHSTSSLGLPRLIPPGPGITLQGHHFPQGTALSVPAYTIHHSTEIWGPDADEFRPERWETITEQQKAAFIPFSHGPRACVGRNVAEMELALIVSTVFRR from the exons ATGACGGTCGTATCACTCCTCCTGTCGCCGTACACGATCCTCCTCCTTCCGGTCGTCTACTATGTACTACCGTACCTCCGCAACTGGCAGATTCGCAACATTCCGGCGCCCTTCCCTGCCGCTTGGACGAACCTCTGGCTTCTGTGGCAGTGTCGACAGGGCAAACGCTTCCTCGCCGTACACGAGGCGCACAAGAAGTATGGCAAGGTCGTTCGTATCCAGCCACATCACGTCAGTATCGCAGATGCGGACGCTATCCCGCAGATTTACGGCCATGGTAACGGGTTCCTGAAGAGCGAGTACTATGATGCGTTTGTGTCGATCAGACGTGGTCTTTTCAACACCAGGGACCGTGCGGAGCATACCAGGAAGCGCAAGACTGTGTCTCACACCTTTTCCGCTAAGAGCGTTGGGCAGTTTGAACAGTACATTCATCACAATTTGGCAGAGTTGCAGAAGCAGTGGGATAGCCGGGCTGAGAGCGTCAAGGATAAGGATGGGTGGTATCAGATGGATGCACTGCATTGGTTCAACTACCTCGCTTTCGACGTCATTGGCGATTTGGCGTTTGGAGAGCCGTTTGGTATGCTGAAGAAGGGCAGAGACGAGGCAGAGGTTAGCAAGGACGGAGTAATCACGTATGCGCCTGCGATTGAAGTGTTGAACCGCAGGGGTGAAGTCAGTGG AACCATTGGTTGCTTCCCCGCCATCAAGCCCTACGCAAAGTACTTCCCAGACCCATTCTTTAGCCAAGGTATAAAAGCTGTCGAGAACCTCGCCGGTATTGCAATCGCTCGTGTCAACGCCCGTCTTGAGAAACCCTCTGATCGCGTTGATTTACTCGCCCGCCTCATGGAAGGTCGTGATGAAAACGGCAACAAGCTTGGTCGTGAAGAACTTACCGCTGAAGCCCTGACCCAACTCATCGCCGGCTCCGACACTACCTCCAACACATCCTGCGCTATTCTGTACCACTGCCTGAAGCACCCAGACGTTGTCCGCAAACTTCAAGAAGAGCTAGACGCCGCCCTACCCGACCCGGACGCTGTGCCAGAGTTTGCCCAGGTCAAGGATCTGCCGTACATGGACGCGGTCATCAAGGAAACTATGCGCATCCACAGCACCTCGTCCCTCGGTCTTCCCCGTCTCATTCCCCCAGGCCCAGGAATCACACTCCAGGGTCACCACTTTCCTCAAGGCACTGCTCTCTCCGTTCCCGCATACACTATCCACCACTCGACTGAGATCTGGGGCCCCGATGCCGATGAGTTCAGGCCGGAGCGTTGGGAAACTATCACCGAGCAGCAGAAGGCAGCTTTCATACCATTTAGCCATGGACCCAGAGCTTGTGTGGGCAGGAACGTGGCTGAGATGGAATTAGCGCTGATTGTTTCCACGGTGTTTAGACG TTGA
- a CDS encoding AsnS, Aspartyl-asparaginyl-tRNA synthetase: MSSLKKALDKLKPTKNGHSPSDDEKGGVKSPTSLNSHARAQSPSATSHSSATLGNSRASGDFKRSELASPTESRSSIDQPRGSLSGLLHRRTESPNRAGATKTARSGSLSTHSPMRAVKEKLHIGNDSSDEDAPLNRQGEPMSRGQLRKHERQAQQEERHKQNMEKEAELERRRKEMEQQALTELTPEQRAIYGILPPNGYAGEWKHESRHKIQDFSAKDIGKEVVFRARIHHLRKMSSKFVFLMFRQQLATIQGVLVEHADISKYMLYWAEHLDAETVVLVKGILQEPKAKQGEVLGATIHDVEVSVHALHVEASVTDHLPFNVNEAEVTQAEVDAELAKEDHKEGHTRVKIADRTRLNNRVIDLRTTASQGIFRIQSGICRLFRNQLDSEGFIEIHTPKLQGGATESGASVFKIDYFGRGAFLAQSPQLAKQMAISADFGKVYEIGAVFRAENSNTYRHLTEYTGLDLEMQIDEHYHEVLRVLDRTFKAIFKGIYEQYRPEIEVIKKHFPHEDLVWLDETPIIPFADAVRMLNESGWRDDDGNELDVNEDLGTRDEVQLGRVIKQKLGTDYYILDKFPANARPFYAMNDPNNPNVTNSFDIFCRGQEILSGGQRIHDADMLLEKMRKLKVDPSSMEEYIQGFQWGAPPHGGGGIGLERILMLMMSLGNIRHASMFPRDPKSLPEKAVIKQLRHPEASTMHPPWEGQDRAVAKIDLQPIEKLIANYGDATNTSWLEPRTEIWRDENTGAAVGFVPQDGFAITVGDPLCHESQYLKTMAAYLKYIKKERNLKPLWLLVGAAAEEVLATKFNWRTFSVTGEQRVDPAHNPADKDSDVQRKIRHAEKEGVKIADYKIGSPPPPEIKQKVDARVEDWLKNRKGKQVHLTNIHPWQDEEHRQYHIATTSDGTIAAFVAMAQLSPDHGWQVKYSLDFPGAPGGSIEYIVTHALKQVAAEGATSVTFGGGASSKFSPGHNVKGTRVKVLSRAYHAIATELKLTNKTEFREKLGAVDDPSYICYPPHGLGPMAVKAILNFFSDDDDNN; encoded by the coding sequence ATGAGTTCCCTTAAGAAAGCGCTTGACAAGCTCAAGCCGACGAAGAATGGTCATTCACCCTCAGACGACGAGAAGGGTGGCGTCAAATCGCCTACATCGCTCAACAGTCATGCTAGGGCCCAGTCGCCCTCTGCAACATCCCACTCCTCTGCTACGCTCGGCAACTCACGGGCAAGCGGCGACTTCAAGCGCAGTGAACTCGCCTCACCCACTGAGAGCAGGTCTAGCATAGATCAGCCACGCGGCTCCCTCAGCGgcctcctccaccgccgCACTGAGAGCCCAAACCGGGCTGGTGCCACTAAAACCGCACGCTCGGGTTCTCTCTCCACCCATAGCCCCATGCGTGCCGTGAAGGAGAAGCTGCACATTGGTAACGACTCAAGCGATGAGGATGCTCCCCTTAACCGCCAAGGCGAGCCCATGTCCCGTGGTCAGCTGCGCAAGCATGAGAGGCAGGCTCAGCAGGAAGAGCGCCACAAGCAGAACATGGAGAAGGAGGCTGAGCTGGAGCGCAGGAGGAAAGAGATGGAACAGCAGGCTCTGACTGAGTTGACACCAGAACAAAGGGCCATATATGGCATTCTCCCTCCCAACGGCTATGCGGGAGAGTGGAAGCATGAGTCCCGTCATAAGATCCAAGACTTCTCTGCAAAGGATATTGGCAAGGAGGTCGTCTTCCGCGCTCGTATCCATCACCTGAGGAAGATGAGCTCCAAGTTTGTCTTCCTCATGTTTCGCCAGCAGCTCGCTACCATTCAGGGTGTGCTCGTGGAGCACGCCGATATCTCAAAGTACATGTTGTACTGGGCAGAGCACCTTGACGCCGAAACCGTTGTGCTAGTCAAGGGTATACTACAGGAGCCCAAGGCCAAGCAGGGAGAGGTCCTCGGCGCCACCATCCACGATGTTGAGGTCTCCGTTCACGCATTGCACGTCGAAGCTTCTGTCACCGATCACCTGCCCTTCAACGTCAACGAAGCCGAAGTCACCCAGGCTGAAGTGGACGCTGAGCTAGCAAAGGAAGACCACAAGGAGGGTCACACCCGGGTCAAGATTGCCGATCGCACACGTCTGAACAACCGCGTTATCGACTTGAGAACAACAGCCTCGCAAGGTATCTTCCGCATCCAGTCTGGTATCTGCAGACTCTTCCGTAACCAGCTCGACTCGGAAGGGTTCATCGAAATCCATACTCCCAAGCTACAAGGTGGTGCTACCGAGTCAGGAGCCAGTGTGTTCAAGATTGACTACTTTGGTCGTGGTGCCTTCCTTGCCCAGAGTCCCCAATTGGCCAAGCAAATGGCCATCTCTGCAGACTTTGGCAAAGTGTACGAGATTGGTGCCGTATTCCGTGCCGAGAACAGCAACACCTACCGTCATTTGACCGAGTACACCGGCCTCGATCTGGAAATGCAAATTGATGAGCATTACCATGAGGTCCTCCGTGTGCTAGATCGCACGTTCAAGGCCATCTTCAAGGGAATCTACGAGCAATATCGGCCCGAAATTGAGGTCATCAAGAAGCACTTCCCACATGAGGATTTGGTCTGGCTGGATGAGACCCCAATCATCCCATTCGCCGATGCTGTTCGCATGCTGAACGAGTCTGGCTGGAGAGATGACGACGGTAATGAGCTTGACGTGAACGAAGACCTGGGCACCAGAGACGAGGTCCAACTCGGTCGCGTCATCAAGCAGAAGCTCGGAACCGACTACTACATCTTGGACAAGTTCCCAGCAAATGCCCGACCATTCTACGCCATGAACGACCCCAACAACCCCAACGTTACCAATTCTTTCGACATCTTCTGTCGAGGCCAGGAAATCCTTAGCGGTGGTCAGCGTATTCACGACGCTGATATGCTGTTGGAGAAGATGCGCAAACTCAAGGTCGATCCCAGCTCCATGGAAGAGTATATCCAAGGCTTCCAATGGGGAGCTCCACCCCACGGTGGTGGCGGTATCGGTCTTGAGCGTATTCTCATGCTGATGATGAGTCTTGGAAACATTCGTCACGCTTCCATGTTCCCCCGTGACCCCAAGAGCTTGCCAGAGAAGGCTGTTATCAAACAGCTGCGTCATCCTGAAGCAAGCACAATGCATCCTCCGTGGGAGGGTCAAGATCGCGCTGTTGCCAAGATCGACCTTCAGCCAATCGAGAAGCTCATTGCCAACTACGGTGACGCGACGAACACATCGTGGCTGGAGCCTCGCACAGAGATTTGGCGTGACGAGAACACCGGCGCGGCTGTTGGATTCGTTCCTCAGGATGGCTTCGCCATTACCGTCGGTGACCCTCTTTGCCACGAGTCTCAGTACCTGAAGACGATGGCTGCTTACCTCAAGTACATCAAGAAGGAGCGCAACCTCAAGCCGCTCTGGCTACTTGtcggtgctgctgctgagGAGGTCCTAGCGACCAAATTCAACTGGCGCACCTTCTCCGTTACAGGAGAACAGCGTGTCGACCCAGCCCACAACCCCGCCGACAAGGACTCGGATGTGCAGCGCAAGATTCGTCACGCCGAGAAGGAGGGAGTGAAGATTGCTGATTACAAGATCGGctcaccaccaccaccagaGATCAAGCAAAAGGTCGATGCTCGTGTAGAGGACTGGCTGAAGAACCGCAAGGGCAAGCAGGTTCACTTGACTAACATCCACCCATGGCAGGATGAGGAGCACCGTCAATACCACATTGCTACCACGTCCGATGGTACTATTGCTGCCTTTGTAGCGATGGCCCAGCTTTCGCCAGATCACGGCTGGCAAGTCAAGTACTCTCTCGACTTCCCCGGTGCGCCTGGTGGTTCCATCGAGTACATTGTCACCCATGCTCTCAAGCAGGTCGCTGCCGAAGGCGCTACTAGCGTCACTTTTGGTGGTGGTGCCAGCTCCAAGTTCAGCCCCGGACATAATGTCAAGGGCACGCGTGTCAAGGTCCTCAGCCGCGCATACCACGCCATTGCAACGGAGCTCAAGCTTACCAACAAGACTGAGTTCCGTGAGAAGCTGGGTGCGGTCGATGACCCAAGTTACATTTGCTACCCGCCTCACGGGCTGGGCCCTATGGCGGTCAAGGCCATCTTGAACTTCTTCTctgacgacgacgacaacaaTTAA